One window from the genome of Methyloradius palustris encodes:
- a CDS encoding pyridoxal phosphate-dependent decarboxylase family protein — translation MTPKTNIGDMFDAENFRTSGHALIDVLADQLQRRLTGVGPVINWKSPELEDQHWQQPLPQQAIFNADDLINKLQSDILPDSLAIHHPRNMGHQVATPLPMAALCDLVAALTNQAMAVYETGPSATMIERQVIRWLSELIGWKPTITKHINGILTSGGAQANLTALLAARQHSAKSNVWKNGIADHKLLKILVSEHSHYSISRAAGIMGLGTDAVIKVATDIEGRMDVTQLQHLHQESLIKGEHIIAVVATAGCTPTGSIDPLLQIGQYCNTQGLWLHVDGAHGASALLSEQHRQQLDGIALADSVVWDGHKLLYMPATVSAVVFKNPANSFAAFAQDASYLFQGENHETEEFNTSYRTLECTKRMMGLKLWAALSLYGVEGMALLIDEAFAKARLFADKIQADQAFELLMQPQTNIVCFRYLNDGLDAENLNLLQATIRKSLIESGAFHLTQVTLHGATWLRTTLMNPMTQASDLDALLTSIKQFAKN, via the coding sequence TAATCAATTGGAAGAGCCCAGAGCTTGAAGACCAGCATTGGCAACAACCATTGCCTCAGCAAGCAATATTTAATGCTGATGATCTAATCAACAAATTGCAATCGGATATTCTGCCTGACAGCCTCGCCATTCATCACCCTCGCAATATGGGACATCAGGTGGCAACACCACTACCGATGGCAGCATTGTGTGATCTGGTGGCAGCGCTTACCAATCAAGCAATGGCTGTCTACGAAACTGGCCCTAGCGCGACCATGATTGAGCGGCAGGTGATTCGCTGGTTAAGTGAGTTAATCGGCTGGAAACCTACAATTACCAAGCACATCAACGGCATACTGACTTCTGGCGGCGCACAGGCCAATCTCACCGCGTTGCTCGCGGCACGACAGCATTCAGCAAAATCCAACGTTTGGAAGAATGGAATTGCTGATCATAAATTACTTAAAATCCTGGTATCAGAACACAGCCATTACTCAATATCCCGCGCCGCGGGCATCATGGGCTTGGGCACAGATGCCGTGATCAAAGTCGCGACGGATATTGAAGGCCGAATGGATGTTACTCAACTCCAGCATCTGCACCAGGAGAGCCTGATTAAAGGCGAACATATCATTGCCGTGGTTGCAACTGCGGGCTGCACACCGACAGGCAGCATTGATCCACTGTTGCAAATTGGCCAATACTGCAACACACAAGGTTTATGGTTACATGTAGATGGCGCACATGGTGCATCTGCCCTGCTGTCTGAGCAACATCGCCAACAGCTTGATGGCATTGCGCTCGCTGACTCAGTAGTGTGGGATGGACATAAGCTACTCTATATGCCAGCCACAGTATCAGCAGTGGTATTCAAGAACCCTGCGAATAGCTTCGCTGCCTTTGCACAAGATGCCTCTTATCTGTTTCAGGGCGAGAACCACGAAACAGAAGAATTCAATACTAGCTATCGCACGCTGGAATGCACCAAGCGCATGATGGGGTTGAAGCTATGGGCGGCGCTCTCGCTCTATGGTGTTGAAGGCATGGCTTTGCTGATTGATGAAGCCTTTGCCAAAGCCAGACTTTTTGCCGATAAGATACAAGCTGATCAGGCATTTGAACTGCTCATGCAGCCACAAACCAATATCGTCTGTTTCCGCTATCTCAATGATGGCTTGGATGCAGAAAACCTGAACCTGCTGCAAGCAACTATCAGAAAAAGCCTGATAGAAAGCGGTGCATTTCACCTGACACAAGTGACGTTGCATGGAGCTACATGGCTTAGAACAACCCTCATGAACCCAATGACGCAGGCTTCTGATCTGGATGCATTGCTAACTTCCATCAAACAGTTCGCAAAAAACTAA
- a CDS encoding EF-hand domain-containing protein produces MKIQSKAKLLASIFSVTLLVSLSAHADQAGAGDGKVQKVKAKMTERFNEADTNHDGQLTLDEAKSKMPRVAKNFDQIDTDKKGYVTLDQITAFAAEKMQEHDK; encoded by the coding sequence ATGAAAATCCAGTCAAAAGCCAAGCTACTCGCTTCAATATTCTCCGTAACATTACTTGTCAGTCTCAGTGCACATGCTGATCAAGCGGGGGCTGGAGATGGGAAGGTGCAAAAAGTAAAAGCGAAAATGACAGAACGGTTTAATGAGGCGGATACAAACCATGACGGCCAACTGACACTAGATGAAGCCAAAAGCAAAATGCCGCGAGTTGCAAAGAATTTTGACCAGATTGATACCGACAAAAAAGGCTATGTGACTCTAGACCAAATCACCGCTTTCGCTGCAGAAAAAATGCAGGAACACGATAAGTAA
- a CDS encoding tetratricopeptide repeat protein, protein MLKSKLNALIFSILITFSGFVAAADLPTISQVYAAAHAGKLDEAQQMINQVLQAHPESSKAHYVASELLAKQGKIANARDEFKTAEKLDPGLSYAKPEAVNELKRILSSAQTSQTSVQTNQIQSAPSGFPWGLLILGIGSILIITLIIRAFTARNAPVVYPNGYQPNTVNPMTGQPYPGGYAQPTAGGGMGSGIMGGLATGAAIGAGMLAGEALADHFIHGNNSNSGINPVSDSWADSNNNINDNMGGNDFGIADNSSWDDNSSDISGGDDWT, encoded by the coding sequence ATGCTTAAAAGTAAACTCAACGCACTGATTTTTTCAATACTCATCACATTCAGTGGCTTTGTTGCTGCAGCTGATCTGCCGACAATCAGCCAAGTCTATGCGGCGGCCCACGCTGGCAAGCTGGATGAAGCCCAGCAAATGATCAACCAGGTTTTACAAGCGCATCCTGAAAGCTCCAAGGCGCATTATGTGGCCTCAGAATTACTGGCCAAGCAAGGCAAAATCGCAAACGCACGCGATGAGTTTAAAACAGCTGAAAAGCTTGACCCAGGCTTAAGTTATGCAAAGCCAGAAGCCGTCAATGAATTGAAGCGGATACTTTCCTCCGCACAAACTAGCCAGACTTCAGTACAGACAAACCAGATTCAAAGCGCACCCTCTGGATTTCCTTGGGGTTTGCTAATTCTTGGCATTGGGTCAATATTGATCATCACTCTAATCATTCGAGCTTTTACGGCGCGAAATGCACCTGTGGTTTATCCAAATGGCTACCAACCCAATACGGTTAACCCAATGACAGGCCAGCCATACCCGGGTGGTTATGCACAACCAACTGCTGGTGGTGGTATGGGTTCAGGCATTATGGGTGGTCTTGCAACTGGCGCTGCGATTGGTGCCGGCATGCTAGCGGGTGAAGCACTAGCTGACCATTTTATTCACGGCAATAACAGCAACAGCGGCATCAACCCAGTAAGCGACTCATGGGCTGATTCAAACAACAACATTAATGACAATATGGGTGGCAACGATTTTGGCATCGCCGATAACTCATCCTGGGATGATAATTCCAGTGATATTTCTGGCGGCGATGACTGGACTTAG
- a CDS encoding SDR family oxidoreductase yields the protein MRSHSNKRIMQANILIVGCGDLGREVARLLVNDGMHVTGVRRSNQTLQGCQIFQADVTKPETLNKLAETNPDILIYCVAADTYTDDSYRSHYVDGLSNTLQALKFSSTLRHVFFVSSTGVYGQEIEDVLDETVLAIPKGFNGERMLQAEASLNDPSLVPAQVNTTILRFSGIYGLGRTRMLKLAAEPENWPASNAWTNRIHRDDGAAFIRFLIHRALSAQAVDEIYLVTDSLPVAQYDVLLWIASKLGKDVSAIKVPAVLGNKRLSNQRMLSSGYKLIYPDYQAGYQSLLDASRL from the coding sequence ATCCGTAGTCATTCCAATAAGCGCATCATGCAAGCAAATATACTCATTGTTGGTTGCGGTGATTTAGGCAGAGAAGTCGCTCGACTGTTGGTCAATGATGGCATGCATGTCACAGGTGTACGCCGCAGCAATCAGACCCTGCAAGGCTGCCAGATTTTTCAGGCAGATGTAACGAAACCTGAAACACTCAATAAATTAGCCGAAACCAACCCCGATATCCTGATTTACTGCGTTGCCGCAGATACATACACCGACGATAGTTACAGAAGCCATTACGTAGATGGGCTCTCAAATACTCTGCAAGCACTGAAATTTTCAAGCACCTTGCGCCATGTGTTTTTTGTATCAAGTACGGGCGTTTACGGGCAGGAGATAGAGGATGTGCTTGATGAAACGGTATTAGCCATCCCTAAAGGTTTTAACGGTGAACGTATGCTGCAAGCAGAAGCATCGCTTAATGATCCGAGTTTAGTACCAGCACAAGTGAATACCACAATCCTGCGTTTTTCGGGCATCTATGGCCTTGGTAGAACACGGATGCTCAAACTGGCTGCTGAGCCAGAAAATTGGCCAGCCAGTAATGCTTGGACAAATCGCATACACCGTGATGATGGTGCTGCTTTCATCAGGTTTTTGATACATCGCGCGCTAAGCGCACAGGCCGTTGATGAGATTTATCTGGTGACAGATAGCCTGCCTGTAGCCCAGTATGATGTGCTACTTTGGATTGCAAGTAAGTTGGGCAAGGATGTTAGCGCGATTAAAGTGCCAGCTGTGCTAGGCAATAAGCGCTTGAGTAACCAACGAATGTTGAGTTCTGGGTACAAGCTGATTTATCCAGATTATCAGGCTGGTTATCAAAGCCTGCTAGATGCAAGCAGGCTTTGA